TATAAACTGGGAATCAATTTCAGTTGGATGGTACTTATATATCGGAGGATCGGATACATTAACCACTAGATTTAATTTATATAATTATTTTTCTGAGAAGCTTAGATTCATGAATCTCCAAAGTTTTATCATAGGAGTTGGAACAAAAGAAGGTAGCAATTTAGCTTTTCAAATTAGCGGTAATAATAACTCCTTTGAAAGCGAATTTTTCTCCAAATTATTTTTAACCGGAATATTTGGCTTTACCGCTTTGATCGCTTTTCTATTTAGCTTTTTGAAATATTTTTGGAAGAAAAATGTGTTACAGAAATATTTTGGAATATTATTGTTATTTAATATTGTAACTGTAAGTATAATATCCAATTGCATTTTTAATGTTTATATATTCTCTTTTGTGACGATTATATATATAGTGGTATCCAATTATGATGTTATTTACACCAATTAGTTCATAGACAAAAATAATTATTTTACATAGTTAGTGAAAGGAATAATCTGCTTGAAGATTTTTAAAATATTGTATAACTCTCATTGGTTCCAAAAAAAATGGACTAAACGAACGTTAAAAAGGAATTCGCTTGACTATTCCTACATCTGGGGTAATCCAGAAAAAAACGAGGATACTTTCGGAAATTATTTAAAAATTAAAGATGATTTTCTCTTACCAAATATAAAAGATAAAGTTGTTCTTGAATTGGGCTGTTTGGATGGGAAATGGTCTCAGTATATTATGCCACATTCAAGAGAAGCAATTCTTGTTGATTTAGATAAGTCCATTATTCCCTTATTAGACAAAAGACTCAAAAATAAAAATTACATATTTTATGAAACAAAAGGATTTGAATTAAAAGGAATAGCCAATAAGTCTGTTGATTTTATTTTTTCTATGGACACTTTAGTGAGGGTCAAGAAAAAATATATTAAAAAATATTTTATTGAATTTGAAAGAATTATGAATAATAATGGAAAAATTTTAGTTCATCTACCATGTAATGAATCCAGAATTTCAAGAGATAGAGGATTTACCAATTTATCTGAACAAGAAATTATGAGCATATTAAAGAGAGCAGGGTTCAAAAATATTTTATTAGATTATGATACTATCGTACATGGGGTATTAGTTTTAGCAGGTGTCTAAATATAGTTTAAATCCTAGTAGAAATTTTGCAAAACTAGACATTGTCAATGAAAAACATTATAAATAAAATTCTTATTGTCATTAAAGAAGATGGTCTTTTGAATTTTTTTAATAAAGCCTATCGCAATATTATCAATATCATAAAAAGAGCATTATACTTTGATATTTCAAATAAAAAAAAAATTATTAACTTAAAAAATAAATTTAAAGGTGAAAGAGTCTTCTTAATAGGCAATGGTCCAAGTCTTAATATTACTCCATTATATTTGCTCAAAAATGAATATACAGTCGCATTTAACCGATTTAATATTATGTTCGAAAGACTTAGCTGGAAACCAAATTTTTATGTTTTGATAGATTCAGTGGTTGCAAAAGATATGGCAAATGAAATTAATGAAATTACCGCTTTAGTTGATTATTCTTTTTTCCCTGACGTTCATACCGATGGGACTATTTTCAAAAAATTTATTAAAAAAAGAGAAAATGTCCTCTGGGTAAAACCTGGATTTGGTAATTTTTTAAGTGAACTTCCTAAAATAGTGCTTGGCGGGACGGTTTCATTCGCAGCTATACAAATATTAACTTTTCTGGGCTTCAAAGAGATTATTCTGATTGGTGTTGATATGAATTACCAGATCCATTCAACTGTTGAAACTAAAAAAGGGACGGCTATAAAAGCAAAATATGATGATGATCCAAATCATTTTGACCCAAGATACTTTGGATCAAATCGCTCTTATCATCAACCTGATAAATTAGCTTTAACAAGTATGTTCAATGCATTTGAAATAGCTTCAATTTATTCAAAACAAAATGGTGTGAAAATTATTAATGCGGGTTATGATAGCGCTCTTACTTGTTTCCCGGTCAAAGAATTTACTTCTTTATTTAACTATAATTATAAAGATAAGCTGAATTTATTTTTGGAGTCCTTAGGAATCAACGAAGACTTCGAATCGTTGCAAGAAGCATTGCCCAGTTTAACAGAAGTTATTAAAGAAACTGATTGGAATGACGAAAGTGAATATCTTTTAGTTGATCAAACTATTGCGCAAGGAATGATTAAAAAGAAAATTTTCACACATATTCCATTTGGACCTTATGAAAATAAATATGTTTTTAAGAAAAGAAGTTAAGCTAATATAACATAGGAAATAGTAATTTTACAATGCAGCAGATTTTGCAAAAATCTAAATATATCATTCAAGAAGAGGGAGTATTAACCTTCGTAGATAGGGCGATTAGAAATGTTATTGTTAGAGGAAAAAGAAAACTATCTGATAAAAGTGTAGATTATTCACGATGGCTTGGGCTAAAGAATAAATATCAAGGACAAAGGGCTTTTCTAATAGGTAACGGGCCAAGTTTAAATAAATTACCTCTCTATTTATTAAGAAATGAATATTCGATTGGTTTTAACCGGATATTTCTTTTAAAAGAACGTTTAGATTGGCTTCCGTCTTTTTATACAACTATAGATGACCGAGTCCTTCTTGATTCAATAGACGAGATTAAAGAAAACATACAGAATTTTCAGTATATCTTTTTGCCCGACTTGCATCCGTATAATGTGAATTTTAAGAAAAAATTTATCGAATCAGAAAAAATGTTCTGGCTCTATCTTGATAAACTGGAATTTTCGAACAACCTTCCATATGCCGGAATAAATAAAAGTGTAACTAATGTTGGTTTGCAAATTTTATCTTTTTTAGGATTTTCACCAATATATATTATCGGTGTTGATTTAGAATACAGCCAGCAGTCATCTGTTAAGAAAGAAACAAAAAGAAATTTAACTTCAACACAAGATGACGATCCAAACCACTTTGATCCAAGATATTTTGGAGCCGGAAGAGCTTACCATCAACCCCGTATGGAAGAAACTTTCTTAAGATTTGAGCAAGCAAAAATATTTTTCGATAACTTAGGCGTTGAAGTTTTTAATGCCGGTATGGGTGGAAAACTTGAGGCTTTTCCGAGAGTAAAATTTTTTAGATTTATTTTCTTATTCGGAAGAGCAAAAAAGTAGATTATTTTTGGAATCATGTGGTATTTCTAAAGATGTTAATAATTTTCAAAAAGCTTTTAATAATGTCTTAGAGATGGATAACATTAGCGCTTGGAATGAAGAAGCTGAAATTATTTCTATAAATCAGGATGCCGGTATAAAACTTATGAATAAAGTCATTTTCACGCATATACCGAGAGGGCCTTATAATGGAAAATATTATTTTTTTAAAAGAAAAAATAACATTTAATAAAGAGAGAGTATGAAATCGTTAAAACAAAAGTTATTAAATAAAGAGTTAACAATAGGCTCCTGGTTATCTTTTGGATACACTCCTATTTGTGAAATGATGGCAAAATCAGGATTTGAATGGCTTGTTATTGACATGGAACATACTGCGACTGATTATTATAATGCGCTTCAGATGATTCAAGTAATAAATATTTGTAATTGCATACCGTTGGTTCGTGTTGGGGCAAATGACGAGTTACTCATAAAACGTGTTATGGATTCAGGAGCTCATGGAGTTATTGTACCAATGGTAAATACCAAAGAAGATGCTGAGAGGGCTGTTAGTTACATAAAATACCCCCCATTTGGGAAAAGAGGTGTTGGTTTATTCCGTGCGCAAGCATATGGTATGGATTTTGGGGGATATCAAAAGTGGGTGGAAGAAGAAAGCATATGTATTGTCCAGATCGAACATTTTAAAGGTGTAGAAAATCTAAATGATATTTTATCAGTTGAGGGTGTTGATGGATTTATTGTTGGTCCCTATGATTTATCAGGTTCAATAGGGATCCCCGGTGATTTTAACAATCCTAATGTAGTAGAGTTAATGGAAGAGGTTACTAAATTTGTAAAAAAATCAAATAAACCAGGTGGTTTTCACATTGTTCATTCTGATCATAAATTGCTGAAGTCTAAAATTGATGATGGATACAAATTTATAGCCTATGGAGATGATATGGTTTTTCTTGCAGAAAAAATTAAAGAAGAAAATAAATTTTTACTAAACTTTAAATAGAAGGAAACTTTTTATGAAAATACTAGTCTCTCCTTCCTCATTTGGAGAATGCGGCAATGAGCCATTAAACATTCTTAAAAGAAATAATTATGAAATTATACAAAATCCTCATGGAAGAAAGCTTACAGAAACAGAAGTTATAGAAATTGCCCGGGATTGTGTCGGTATTGTAGCAGGAGTTGAGCCTTTGAATAAAAAAGTGTTGGATAATCTCTCTTTACTTAAGTGTATTAGTCGTGTCGGGGTTGGTATGGACAATGTTGATATAGAATACGCAAAATCAAAAGGAATAGTTGTCAGAAACACTCCGGATGGTCCAACACGACCTGTTGCTGAGTTAACTATTGGATTGACCTTTGCGTTGTTAAAAAAAATTAGCATCGCAGATAAAAATCTGAAGAATCATGTCTGGAAAAAGGAGATTGGGAATTTAATTTTCAAAAAGAAAATCGGCATAATCGGACTCGGCAGAATTGGTAAAATGGTGGCAGGAATGTTCGGAGCATTTGGTACCGAACTGATGGGATATGATTTATTCCCCGACAAAGCATGGGCTGGAAAAAATAATCTCACGATTGTTGATAAGGATACATTGTTTAAATTTTCCGATATCGTAACCTTACACGTTCCGGGCAATGCAGATAAATCGCCGGTTATAGGCAAAGGTGAGCTGGATTTAATGAACCCCAATTCGTTTTTAATAAATATATCGCGAGGCGGCGTGGTTGACGAAGAAATTTTGTATGAATATCTAAAAGACGGCAAAATTGCTGGAGCCGCAATTGATGTTTTTAAAAATGAGCCATATTCTGGAAAACTAACCGAGTTAACTAATGTGGTTCTTACTCCTCATTTAGGATCATATGCAGCCGAAGCAAAACTACAAATGGAAATTGATGCCGTTAATAATTTAATTGACTCTCTACAATAGGATAACGGTGATTTGAATACTGAATCCAATATCTCTATTATTATGCCGGTTCACAATGCTCTTTTCTTTACAAAAAAAGCAATAATTGAACTTACTACACAAATTTCTGATCATAAATTAAATAAGCAAATTACAGTCGTAGTAGTTGATGATGGCTCTTTGGATGGAACTTCTGAATGGATATCATCCAATTACCCTGAAATATTTATTAAACACGGTGATGGTAATCTATGGTGGAGTGGAAGTGTAAATTTGGGTGTAAAATTTGCGTTATCAGAATTGAAAGTCGATTATGTCCTCCTCTGGAATAATGATTGCACAACAACAACGGATTATTTTCAAAATTTATTACAAAATATTACTAAACTAGGTAATAATAAAATTATCATTGCTTCAAAAGTCTATTATCAGGATAAACCTAATGTTATTTTTAACATGGGGGCTACAATAAACAAAGCAACAGGTAAAACTACTTTGATTGGCAAAGATAAAATAGATTCAAGCGAGTATGAGAAAGAAATTGAAGTCGATTGGACAGGCGGAATGGGAGTTTTAATTCATAAAGAAGTATTCAATCAAATTGGATATTTTGATGAAAATGATTTTCCCCACTACTATGGGGATTGCGATTTTTATCTTAGAGCAAAAGAAAAAGGATTCTCAATAGTTGTTTATCCAAATTTAAAAGTATGGAATGATCGGGAATATACTGCAAAAAATACAATAGAAAGTTTTAGAGATGCATTTCACGAATTAAGTATGATTAAATCTAGATACAATCTATTAATAGATTACAAATTTTATAAAAGGCACATAAACATGCCCTTTGGCTATTTTCACTTAGCAATGAAGTATTCCAAATTTTTTGTTAGAATACTTAAGTCTAATTTCAAAATGTTTCATTATAGATGAAAAAAATTAAATTATTCATTAAAGCATTACGTTGGTTTTTTTTTAACAGAATTGTTTTAAAATTTCCATTTTCTTCAATTAGATTATTTTTTTTAAAATATTATTTAGTTTTTGGAAAAAATACTAATATACTAACACATGTAGAAATATTAAATCAATCATTCAAAAAGACACAAATAGTAATTGGTAATAATTCAATAATAAATTCATATTGCATTTTAGATGGAAGAACTGGTCGCATTATTATTGGTAATAATGTAGATATTGCACGGGAAGCAGCGATATTTACATTAGAACACGATCCTAATTCTGATTACTATCAGACAATTTCTGGAGATGTAATAATTGAAGATTATGTTTGGATTTCATCGAGAGCAACAATTTTACCAGGTGTCAAAATTGGACGGGGTGCTATAGTTGCTTCCAATGCTGTTGTGACAAAAGACGTCCCACCAATGGCAATTGTTGGTGGTGTTCCAGCAAAAATAATTGGGGAACGAAAATCAAAGCTAAAATACAATTTAGAAGTTTTTCCCTACTTGAGGTAATGTATTATAGATGATAGGTATTTATTTCATTCTGAACCTTAAGGATAAAATATATTGATTAATGAAAAATTAAAATTTGGAATAATCGGTTTTGGAAAAATAGGCCGACTCCGTAAAGAATTAATAGAAAAATTAAATATTGGAATTGTAGAGGCTATAGCAGATCCTTTTGCAGAATTTTCAGATTTAAAAGGTGATTATTTCCTGACAAGGGATTATCATGATTTGTTAAATAGGAAATTAGATTGTTTAGTCATAGCCACACCAAATAATATTACGGCTAAAGCTGTTATGGAAGGCTTATCTGCTGGAAAGCATATATTTTGTGAAAAACCTCCTGGTCGTAATCTAGATGATGTTCTTATGATCCAAAAATGTTTCAATAATTGTAACGGATTAAAATTAAAATTCGGTTTTAATCATCGGGCTCACAATAGTGTAATAGAAGCAAAAAGAATAATTAGAAGCGGCAGGATGGGAAAATTAATGTGGGGACGTGGGCTTTATGGTAAATCCGGAGGATTAAATTTCAAAGACGAATGGAGAAGTAAGGTTGATATATCGGGTGGAGGGATATTATTAGATCAAGGTATTCATATGCTTGATTTACTAAACCTATTTTTTGAAGGATTTAGTGAAGTAAAGAGTTTCATAACAAATTCATTTTGGGAAATCCCTGTGGAGGATAACGCATTTATCTTATTAAAAAATGATAAGAATCAGTTTGCGTCATTCCATTCTTCTTCAACACAATGGAAGCATACTTTTAAATTGGAGCTATTTTTTTCTGACGGATATATGATCTTATCCGGTCTTTTAACCGGTTCAAGATCGTATGGAAGAGAAACTTTAATAGTTGCAAGGCGGCAGTTTGAAGACGAGTTGGAATTAGTGGGAAATCCAAGCGAAGAAGTTATCTACTTCGATGAAGATAAATCATGGGAATTGGAATTAAAAGATTTTGAAGAGTGCATCAAAGAAAATAAACCAGTTATTCACGGATCTATTGAAAATGCAGTTAAAGTAATGGAATTAATTGATAGAATTTACAAATCAGATAATACCTGGAAAAATGAAAATAATTTATCACACTATAAGATTTTATCATGAAAAATATAGTATTAAAGAATGAATTCAGGGAAATAGAAATAAGACCGGAAGAAGAATTCGACCATTATTTGAATTTGATCCGGGAGGATATTAAAAACATATTTAATTCGAATGCCGGTAACAATTTCTACTATTGCCCTGCATGTAAAAATACTCTATCTAAAATCTCGTTTGAGAAAGAAGGATTTATTTACAGAGAGTGTCTACAATGCAAAACTATTTATTTGAGTCCGCGACCTACCAAAGAGATGCTTCATGTTTTTTTCGCTGAATCTAAAGCAATCAAATATTGGAATTCACAGGTAATTCAAGAAACAGAGGATAGAAAAACACATGTTTTCAATCCAAGAATAAGGTGGGTTGAAGAATCAATTGATTTTGATGAAAATTCAAAAAGGGTCTTTTGTGACTTTTACTCGAGTTATACTCCATTTATTAAGGGCATCGGTAATTCCTCTAATTACACCCATAAATTAGCATATAAAGCCTCACATGATATAAGAAATGAAATTGAGAAAAATGGTTTTGAACTTGTAGAAGAATTAGCTCCCGAAAGTTGCAGCATAATAACAGCCTTTGAGGTTTTGATAAAAGTGTACAATCCAAGATCAATCTTGAAAATTATTCACGACAGTCTTGAAGATAATGGATTATTATTTTTAACTACAACGTCAGCGAGCGGTTTTGATATCCAATTTCTTAAGGAAAGATCGCGAAGTTTGATCCCACCTTTTGAACTAAATATTTTTTCAATAGAAGGTATTATAATGTTGCTTGAAGAGCACAATTTTAAGATTATTGAAATTAGTACGCCAGGTTCTTTAGACTTACAACTCGTTGAAAAGGTTATTGATTTAATTGAGGTTCCAAATTTTATCCGAGACATCATTAAAAACAGGAATAATCAAATTAAAGAGGAATTCCAACAATTTTTGCAAAGGTCATTGTTAAGTTCACACCTAAGAATAATTGCACAGAAAAAAAGGAGATAATAATGGATAATGTTTTAAGCGCAATTATGCACACCGGAGACATCAGAAAAATTAAACTAATGGCTCATGTAAAACAATATAGAAAGGACTTAAATGTTTTGATGGACCAATTAGATTTTGATGTGCTTGAAAAAATAGTTACTACAATTATAGATGCCCATAAAGCGAAAAAAACAATTTATGTTTGCGGCAATGGTGGTAGCGCAGCAACCTCTTCACATTTTCAAGTTGATTTTGGATTCTCTGTTCGATATTTCACACAGAGAAGAATTAAAATAAGAAGTTTAACTGACCAGGTTCCTATGATTACCGCAATTGGGAATGATATTTCTTATGACGAAATATTTTCTGATCAAATGAAAGATAATTTTGAAGAAGGTGACGTCTTAATAGCTATTTCAGCAAGTGGAAATTCGAATAATGTGATTAAAGCTGTGGAATATGCTAATCTAATCGGAGGTACATCAATCGGATTGGTAGGATTTGACGGGGGAAAATTGAAAGAAGTTGCAAAGATATGCCTCCACACACCAAATCCCATAAAGCAATATGGACCAATTGAAGATTTGCATATGATACTTGATCATATGATTCTTTCATATTTAGCTTTAGATGAAGAATTTTTATCATTAAAATATTAGATATATATGTTAGAAATGGACTTTAAAGATCAAACCGTTATAATAACCGGTGCAACGCGCGGAATAGGGAAAGCCATTGCTGATCTTTTTTCAGAATATGGTGCAAGATTGATTTTAACGGGAACGAAACAAGATGTTGTAGACGAGCTCAATCAAAATCGAATAAATGAAAATATAAAATATTATTCAGTCAATTTTAATGAGAGAAATTCAGTTGATCGGTTTTTTTCTGAACTTGAAAAATATCCAAGACTGGATGTCTGCATCAATAATGCAGGGATTAATATTATTGATGATTTTGTTGATACAAAAGAAGCAGATTTTGATCAATTGATAAATACTAATCTAAAAGGTCCTTATCTTTTATGCAGATATGTTTCCAAAAGAATGAAAGAGAAAAATTATGGCCGGATTATTAATATTGCCTCAATCTGGAGCGAGATAACTAGACCTAAGAGATCTCTTTATACAACAACAAAAAATGCTCTTTATGGATTGACTAAAACAATAGCTATTGAACTTGCACAATTTAATGTAATAGTCAATTCTGTTTCCCCTGGATTTACACTCACAGAACTTACACAATTAACGAACACAACTGAAGAAATCGAACAAATCTCCAAGATGATACCTATTAAAAGAATGGCTGATCCGGCAGAAATAGCAAGAGTCGTGATATTCTTATCAAGTAAAATGAATACTTATATCGTTGGACAAAATATTATTGTTGATGGAGGTTATACAAATGTTTAGGATGGATATTAAGTCTTCTATAAAGGACTATTCATTATTTATAATTGAAGAGTTTTCTAATACATTGAGTAATGAATACCAAAATGGAGATTATCTAATCATTGACAAAAGAATTATTGAGCTATATGGTAAAAATATATTGGGACGAAAATGGGATAATAATATAATTGAAATTGATGCTACTGAAAATCAAAAAAGTTATTTGGGTCTTGAACCGGTTATTCAACAATTAATTGAAAAAGGATTCAGAAAAAATAATAGACTTTTTGCCATTGGCGGAGGAATTACGCAGGATGTTACTGCTTTCATCGCCTCAATTATGTATAGGGGAGTAGAATGGCTCTTTTTCCCAACAACATTATTAGCACAGGGCGATAGTTGTATTGGTTCAAAAACATCAATCAATTTTGGCAGATATAAAAACCAGCTTGGCAATTTCTATTCTCCACAAAAAATTTTTATTGATCTTACTTTCTTGGATACGCTAGAAGAAAGAGATTTGACTTCCGGACTTGGAGAAATGCTGCACTACTTTTTAGTTTCCGGAGTAGATGATTTTTTAAGGTTTAAAAAAGAATATCGGAGAGCAAGAGAAAATAAAGAAGTTCTTAAAGAACTACTGAAACGAAGTCTTGAAATAAAAAAGAGTTATATCGAAATTGATGAATTTGATAAGAAGGAAAGACAGGTCTTTAACTATGGACATTCTTTTGGACATGCAATAGAATCCTTGACCAACTATGAAATCCCGCATGGTGTTGCAGTTAGTATTGGAATGGATATGTCAAACTATATTTCAGTTCAGTATGGTTATCAGTCTAATGAAACCCGTTTAGAAGCCAAAGAATTGCTTCAACAGATTTGGAAAGGCTATACAATTAATAATATGAATCAAGTTGATTTTGAAAACGCGTTAAGAAAAGACAAAAAAAATAAAGGAAATTTGTTGGGTTTGATTCTTTCAAATGGTCCCGGCAAAACATTTAAGGAATATAAACCTTTGGATGAAATATTTTCATCATGGTTAACTACTTATTTTCGGGATGAGTTTACGGAGTCCTAGGATAGTTCTAAAACAGCATGCTCCATATTAAAACTATAAATGTAATTAGAGACTCACCCAATAATGTTGCTTGAATGGACCAATTTAAAACTAATACGGAGGAATAAAAATGATTCTAGACAATTTAAAAAATGCCCGTCTGTATTATGGAATTAATGATAATATTAAAGCAGGGTTGAAGTATTTGGAAAGTTTAAAACCGGAAGTTGAATTGGGAGAATATCAAATAAATGAAAATGTAAAATCGATAGTAAGCGAGTATGAAACGAAGGAAACATTTACAAGAGGATATGAGGCTCACAAAAAGGTAATTGACGTTCAGTTTCCGATTGTTGGGAGGGAAAGAATCAAATGGTCAAATTTAGCTGGAATGGAGATGCATATTGACTATGATCCTGATAAAGATAGAGCATTTTATAAAAATCCATCTGGTGATACTCATGTAGATATTGGAAACGGTTTCTTTGCAATATTCTTTCCTGAAGATGCCCATGGTCCGCAATATTATATTGATAAACCTGAATTAATTAAAAAAGTTACTTTAAAAGTAAAAGCATATTAACTATTGATGAATGTACCAGAAATCAAAGCATTGCTGTTTATGAAGCAGCATTCTGAACGGATTCCTGGAAAAAATATGAAAATATTTTATGGGAAGCCCTTGTTACACTGGATATTAGAATCTCTCTCAGGTAGCATATACATTTCCGAAATCATTATCAATACTGATTCTGAAATAATAGCAAATGAAGCGTCTAAACATTTTAGTGTGACGATACATAAGCGCCCTGATTATCTGCTTACTATTAATAGTAATGAAGCAAATCAGATTTTAGACTATGATCTATCGATTACGAAGGGGAATTATTTTTTACAAACGCATAGCACGAACCCTTTATTGAAGACCCGCACAATTGACAGATCTATTGAAGAATTCTTCAAAAATAGTCATAATGATTCCTTACTTTCAGTAACACCTTTGCAAACACGCTTATTCTTTCACGATGGTAAACCCATTAATCATGATCCGGAAAAACTTATCAAGACTCAAGAATTGGCTGTTATATATGAAGAGAATTCATGTATTTATATTTTTTCTAGAGAAGGAT
The sequence above is drawn from the Ignavibacteriales bacterium genome and encodes:
- a CDS encoding methyltransferase domain-containing protein, whose protein sequence is MKIFKILYNSHWFQKKWTKRTLKRNSLDYSYIWGNPEKNEDTFGNYLKIKDDFLLPNIKDKVVLELGCLDGKWSQYIMPHSREAILVDLDKSIIPLLDKRLKNKNYIFYETKGFELKGIANKSVDFIFSMDTLVRVKKKYIKKYFIEFERIMNNNGKILVHLPCNESRISRDRGFTNLSEQEIMSILKRAGFKNILLDYDTIVHGVLVLAGV
- a CDS encoding DUF115 domain-containing protein; the protein is MKNIINKILIVIKEDGLLNFFNKAYRNIINIIKRALYFDISNKKKIINLKNKFKGERVFLIGNGPSLNITPLYLLKNEYTVAFNRFNIMFERLSWKPNFYVLIDSVVAKDMANEINEITALVDYSFFPDVHTDGTIFKKFIKKRENVLWVKPGFGNFLSELPKIVLGGTVSFAAIQILTFLGFKEIILIGVDMNYQIHSTVETKKGTAIKAKYDDDPNHFDPRYFGSNRSYHQPDKLALTSMFNAFEIASIYSKQNGVKIINAGYDSALTCFPVKEFTSLFNYNYKDKLNLFLESLGINEDFESLQEALPSLTEVIKETDWNDESEYLLVDQTIAQGMIKKKIFTHIPFGPYENKYVFKKRS
- a CDS encoding DUF115 domain-containing protein, which translates into the protein MQQILQKSKYIIQEEGVLTFVDRAIRNVIVRGKRKLSDKSVDYSRWLGLKNKYQGQRAFLIGNGPSLNKLPLYLLRNEYSIGFNRIFLLKERLDWLPSFYTTIDDRVLLDSIDEIKENIQNFQYIFLPDLHPYNVNFKKKFIESEKMFWLYLDKLEFSNNLPYAGINKSVTNVGLQILSFLGFSPIYIIGVDLEYSQQSSVKKETKRNLTSTQDDDPNHFDPRYFGAGRAYHQPRMEETFLRFEQAKIFFDNLGVEVFNAGMGGKLEAFPRVKFFRFIFLFGRAKK
- a CDS encoding aldolase/citrate lyase family protein, which codes for MKSLKQKLLNKELTIGSWLSFGYTPICEMMAKSGFEWLVIDMEHTATDYYNALQMIQVINICNCIPLVRVGANDELLIKRVMDSGAHGVIVPMVNTKEDAERAVSYIKYPPFGKRGVGLFRAQAYGMDFGGYQKWVEEESICIVQIEHFKGVENLNDILSVEGVDGFIVGPYDLSGSIGIPGDFNNPNVVELMEEVTKFVKKSNKPGGFHIVHSDHKLLKSKIDDGYKFIAYGDDMVFLAEKIKEENKFLLNFK
- a CDS encoding phosphoglycerate dehydrogenase, with the translated sequence MKILVSPSSFGECGNEPLNILKRNNYEIIQNPHGRKLTETEVIEIARDCVGIVAGVEPLNKKVLDNLSLLKCISRVGVGMDNVDIEYAKSKGIVVRNTPDGPTRPVAELTIGLTFALLKKISIADKNLKNHVWKKEIGNLIFKKKIGIIGLGRIGKMVAGMFGAFGTELMGYDLFPDKAWAGKNNLTIVDKDTLFKFSDIVTLHVPGNADKSPVIGKGELDLMNPNSFLINISRGGVVDEEILYEYLKDGKIAGAAIDVFKNEPYSGKLTELTNVVLTPHLGSYAAEAKLQMEIDAVNNLIDSLQ
- a CDS encoding glycosyltransferase family 2 protein, which produces MNTESNISIIMPVHNALFFTKKAIIELTTQISDHKLNKQITVVVVDDGSLDGTSEWISSNYPEIFIKHGDGNLWWSGSVNLGVKFALSELKVDYVLLWNNDCTTTTDYFQNLLQNITKLGNNKIIIASKVYYQDKPNVIFNMGATINKATGKTTLIGKDKIDSSEYEKEIEVDWTGGMGVLIHKEVFNQIGYFDENDFPHYYGDCDFYLRAKEKGFSIVVYPNLKVWNDREYTAKNTIESFRDAFHELSMIKSRYNLLIDYKFYKRHINMPFGYFHLAMKYSKFFVRILKSNFKMFHYR
- a CDS encoding acyltransferase — protein: MKKIKLFIKALRWFFFNRIVLKFPFSSIRLFFLKYYLVFGKNTNILTHVEILNQSFKKTQIVIGNNSIINSYCILDGRTGRIIIGNNVDIAREAAIFTLEHDPNSDYYQTISGDVIIEDYVWISSRATILPGVKIGRGAIVASNAVVTKDVPPMAIVGGVPAKIIGERKSKLKYNLEVFPYLR
- a CDS encoding Gfo/Idh/MocA family oxidoreductase yields the protein MINEKLKFGIIGFGKIGRLRKELIEKLNIGIVEAIADPFAEFSDLKGDYFLTRDYHDLLNRKLDCLVIATPNNITAKAVMEGLSAGKHIFCEKPPGRNLDDVLMIQKCFNNCNGLKLKFGFNHRAHNSVIEAKRIIRSGRMGKLMWGRGLYGKSGGLNFKDEWRSKVDISGGGILLDQGIHMLDLLNLFFEGFSEVKSFITNSFWEIPVEDNAFILLKNDKNQFASFHSSSTQWKHTFKLELFFSDGYMILSGLLTGSRSYGRETLIVARRQFEDELELVGNPSEEVIYFDEDKSWELELKDFEECIKENKPVIHGSIENAVKVMELIDRIYKSDNTWKNENNLSHYKILS
- a CDS encoding SIS domain-containing protein; the protein is MDNVLSAIMHTGDIRKIKLMAHVKQYRKDLNVLMDQLDFDVLEKIVTTIIDAHKAKKTIYVCGNGGSAATSSHFQVDFGFSVRYFTQRRIKIRSLTDQVPMITAIGNDISYDEIFSDQMKDNFEEGDVLIAISASGNSNNVIKAVEYANLIGGTSIGLVGFDGGKLKEVAKICLHTPNPIKQYGPIEDLHMILDHMILSYLALDEEFLSLKY
- a CDS encoding SDR family NAD(P)-dependent oxidoreductase, yielding MLEMDFKDQTVIITGATRGIGKAIADLFSEYGARLILTGTKQDVVDELNQNRINENIKYYSVNFNERNSVDRFFSELEKYPRLDVCINNAGINIIDDFVDTKEADFDQLINTNLKGPYLLCRYVSKRMKEKNYGRIINIASIWSEITRPKRSLYTTTKNALYGLTKTIAIELAQFNVIVNSVSPGFTLTELTQLTNTTEEIEQISKMIPIKRMADPAEIARVVIFLSSKMNTYIVGQNIIVDGGYTNV
- a CDS encoding YhcH/YjgK/YiaL family protein, whose product is MILDNLKNARLYYGINDNIKAGLKYLESLKPEVELGEYQINENVKSIVSEYETKETFTRGYEAHKKVIDVQFPIVGRERIKWSNLAGMEMHIDYDPDKDRAFYKNPSGDTHVDIGNGFFAIFFPEDAHGPQYYIDKPELIKKVTLKVKAY